The Antarcticibacterium sp. 1MA-6-2 genome has a window encoding:
- a CDS encoding Gfo/Idh/MocA family oxidoreductase has protein sequence MKSLSPIVDCGVHYIDVMCQMTRSKPVQVSAIGARLSDEIPEGNYNYGQLQIRFEDGSVGWYEAGWGPMISETAFFVKDVIGPKGSLSIVAKEAGGKGKSDSIEAHTKTESLRFHKAALDREDNFVEEDTWIDLKDEPNHQELCNREQQYFLNAIKLDWDLSLHAEDAVNSLRIAFACDESVRTGQIVKLN, from the coding sequence ATGAAAAGTCTAAGTCCTATAGTAGATTGTGGAGTTCATTATATTGATGTGATGTGCCAGATGACACGATCTAAGCCTGTACAGGTGAGCGCTATTGGAGCAAGGCTTTCTGACGAGATACCTGAAGGTAACTATAACTATGGGCAACTCCAGATTCGTTTCGAGGATGGTTCAGTAGGATGGTATGAGGCGGGTTGGGGCCCCATGATTAGTGAAACGGCATTTTTTGTAAAAGATGTTATAGGACCTAAAGGATCCTTATCCATTGTAGCAAAGGAAGCGGGTGGAAAGGGTAAATCTGATTCTATTGAAGCTCATACCAAAACCGAATCTTTGAGATTCCATAAAGCAGCACTGGATAGAGAGGATAATTTTGTGGAAGAGGATACGTGGATAGATTTAAAGGACGAGCCTAACCACCAGGAACTTTGTAACAGGGAACAGCAGTATTTTTTAAATGCCATTAAGTTGGATTGGGATCTTTCTCTTCATGCGGAGGATGCTGTCAATAGTCTACGCATTGCATTTGCGTGCGATGAATCTGTACGTACAGGGCAAATTGTGAAATTAAATTAA
- a CDS encoding Gfo/Idh/MocA family oxidoreductase, translated as METLQKEFFKLIKYNSMTDKINTLRVLVVGCGNMGASHAAAYHDLEGFEICGLVSKGTKPWIYVECS; from the coding sequence GTGGAAACACTGCAAAAAGAATTTTTCAAATTAATAAAATATAATTCAATGACCGATAAAATAAATACTTTACGTGTTCTCGTGGTTGGGTGTGGAAACATGGGAGCTTCTCATGCTGCTGCTTATCATGACTTAGAAGGCTTTGAAATTTGTGGTCTTGTATCAAAAGGCACAAAGCCATGGATATATGTGGAATGTTCATAA
- a CDS encoding MFS transporter → MGIVLHGICYDFFFVSGQIYIDKKSNGSIRNSAQGLITFATYGVGMLIGSFVAGFVTETFVSRSNEELNYIWQSIWLIPGAIALLVAILFLFFFKEKLLQSPPAPPETKKSLLQKEPVLKDKF, encoded by the coding sequence ATGGGAATTGTGCTGCATGGAATATGTTATGATTTCTTCTTTGTCTCGGGTCAAATCTATATTGATAAAAAATCCAATGGTTCCATTAGGAATTCAGCACAGGGGTTAATCACTTTCGCAACCTATGGAGTCGGAATGTTAATAGGATCATTTGTGGCAGGATTCGTCACTGAAACTTTTGTATCCCGTAGTAATGAGGAACTAAATTATATCTGGCAGTCAATATGGTTGATCCCTGGAGCTATTGCATTACTGGTTGCCATTTTGTTCCTGTTCTTTTTTAAGGAAAAATTATTACAATCGCCTCCTGCTCCGCCAGAAACAAAAAAGTCATTATTACAGAAGGAGCCTGTACTTAAAGACAAGTTTTAA
- a CDS encoding MFS transporter — protein MKKSIRIRLSVLMLLEYFIWGAWYVTMGTYLLTSLDVDAVQVGAAYANLSIAAIISPIFVGLIADRFFSAQKVLGILHLLGAGTLYFISTVQHFEGFWWLILLYTLLYMPTMSLANSISFSQMEDPGKEFPKVRVLGTVGWIAAGLLIGFMDIESSYLTFRIAAACSLLLGVFSFFLPSTPPKKQSASLSSIVGLDALVLFKDRSFLVFFISSIIICIPLAFYYSFANPFLNDIGMDNAAGKMTLGQASEFLFMLLMPFAFSKLGIKKVMLAGMLAMGCQVFIFCFWRCGLRNLDVVYGNCAAWNML, from the coding sequence ATGAAGAAATCAATTAGAATACGTCTGTCTGTACTTATGCTGCTGGAATATTTCATCTGGGGAGCATGGTATGTTACTATGGGTACCTACCTTTTAACATCTCTGGATGTTGATGCGGTTCAGGTAGGAGCGGCTTATGCCAATCTCTCAATTGCGGCGATCATCTCCCCAATTTTCGTAGGACTTATTGCCGACAGGTTTTTCTCTGCGCAAAAGGTACTGGGGATTTTGCATCTATTGGGTGCAGGTACACTTTACTTTATTAGCACAGTGCAACATTTTGAGGGCTTCTGGTGGTTAATTTTATTGTATACTCTACTTTATATGCCTACTATGTCCCTCGCAAATTCCATTTCCTTTTCACAGATGGAAGATCCGGGAAAAGAATTTCCCAAGGTGCGTGTATTGGGAACGGTAGGCTGGATTGCTGCTGGTCTATTGATAGGTTTTATGGATATTGAATCTTCCTATTTGACTTTTAGAATTGCTGCTGCCTGTTCGCTTTTATTGGGTGTTTTTAGTTTTTTCTTGCCCAGCACTCCTCCTAAGAAGCAGAGCGCAAGCCTGTCTTCTATAGTTGGATTGGACGCACTTGTCTTATTCAAGGATCGATCTTTCCTTGTTTTTTTTATTAGTTCCATTATAATCTGTATACCTCTGGCGTTTTATTACAGCTTTGCTAATCCTTTTTTAAATGATATTGGGATGGATAACGCCGCAGGTAAAATGACCTTGGGCCAGGCATCAGAGTTTCTTTTTATGTTGTTAATGCCTTTTGCCTTCAGTAAACTCGGCATTAAAAAGGTAATGCTCGCTGGAATGCTCGCGATGGGTTGTCAGGTATTTATTTTTTGCTTTTGGAGATGTGGGCTCAGGAATTTGGATGTTGTATATGGGAATTGTGCTGCATGGAATATGTTATGA